The stretch of DNA GGCTTGTTTCTGCTAGCCCTTTGCTTGAGGAGTTAGTCATATACAGGAACGACAGTGAAGATTGGAAATGGTCTCTCATTGTGTCTAGCGAGATCCTTAAGAGACTTACTTTTCGAGGTGGAGGTTGGAGAGATCATACTGGATGTAGTTATGAGCCTATTAGCTTTGATACTCCGAGTCTTGAATACTTCGAGTACTTTGATATCGTCCGAGATGAGTATCCAGTTGTTAATCTCAACTCACTTGTTGAAGCTAAGCTAGaacttcttgtttttcttggtgGTGATCACTACGATGCTAGGAATCTGATGAAGGGCTTAAAAAATGTTCGGAATCTGAGCATTGGCGCTGTTGACACAATGCATGTAAGTGATctctattgtttctctttaatATGTTACTGCAGCTTAACAACTAGAGAGTATCTAGCTAGGAGGAACCATTGAGAGAGATACGAAAATCATAATCTTGCTAGACATTAGAATGATTTGTTGAAGTTATGACTGACTTAAAGTTGTCTGTTTAAACTCTGTTCCAGGTGTTTAAtaccttcaaaaaaaaaaagtaccagTGTTTGAAAACCTGAATCATTTATCAATTAGCACTGAAGTAGCTTCTTCCTGTTGGGATGCTGTGCCAATTCTGCTTGAGAAATCTCCAAATCTGAAGACTCTCACCGTTGAGGTATGACCAAAGGCACACCCTctaaaagtatatattgtttaaacaaaagaatcaaaaactcTGACAAAATCttcctttgttcttttttttttccaaggcTTTGCATTACACTACTCAAGACCGTGGGGATGTGAACTCTGTTTGCAAATGCTTGGATGGCTATTATTTCCTATTGTCATGCCATATTAAGGTTCTAACGATAACAAAGTTCAAGGGAGATATCGGAGAGATGGTGCAAATAAAGCATGTGTTGGAGAAATTGCCGCGTCTTGAGCTGTTGGAACTTCATAGTCAGGCAAGCAGAAATGACTTTAAGATGAAGATCATGATGCATCTCCTAATGCTTCCTAGAGCTTCGTCAAAATGTAAAGTCAAGGTCAAGTTTTCTTGATCAAACATCATCAGTTTGTTCCCCTCAACATGAAACTTCTTCCATATCTTCTGATAAGAGAAAACATGAGAACTGGGTTTGTTTAATTAGCTAGTGTCTTTCCTTGATAGAACAgcttgacatttttttttgccatctCTCAGACTCTCACTGGTTGTTGTGTCGTTTCTAAAAGCTACATTAGGTCTTTCATTACTCGGTTTGTGTTGCATATTACTTGTATACAGTCAATATCTGACAATTTGGTGAATGGAATATTGATATGACTGATGTTATCTTCTGCTCTAATAACGTTTTAGTTTAGATGATTTTATCAACTTATACAAAACGAGTAAAGGTCTTTGTATAGGCAACACAACGATTCATTAACCACACtccaaatctttattttttcaccTAGTAAATAATGAATTTGTTCATaagacaaaccaaaaaaaaataaaaaataataataatgaatttgTACAGAAAATATTAGTGCTGGGCACGGGACGGATACCCTTGAATTTTCTCCGACCTTTTACTTGTCCCGACCCTAACGGGTAATAGAAAAAATTTACTCATACTCGACCCTTAAATAACGGGTACCCGGAGAAACGGGTACccggtaaaaaatagttgaccctttactcgtcccgaccctTTATTATTACCCCGAAAACGAGTACccgataaaaaaatgttaataatcgcaataataattttatcttttgaaatccaaaaaatgaaaaattcataaatttatgcaatatatagttccaaaattataaaattacgaattttgaaaataaaaataatatattaattcagttaggctaagttgaacttaggttttaactctaactctataaattaataataaataataataataataataatacaaaatattaacgggtatttacgggtcgggtagCAAAACGGGTAAAGGGCCGAGTAACGGGACaggtattgaaaactaaactaataccctatactcgtcccttactcacgggtaatataaatataatatcctttactcgaccctaaagctgcgggtaccctTTTTTTGGGACGGGTACGAGCCGAGTAACGGATCGAATACGGGTAACGGGTATTAGTGCCCAGGcctagaaaatataatataattatgggtttttatttcattaaatataataatttcagtgaaaagaagcaaaaaaaaaaccgcgGATCCAGAAGGTGGACCCGGGTTGACCACGTTCTCCtcttttttcccccaaatctaaaaccctaaattctcaaTTGCCGTCGCTCTCGTCACACTCTCCGTTCACTCCACCAGCGACAATCCCCGTAGAAATCTCTGTGCCTCCAATGGAGTTTTCCTTACAAGACGACGATTTCGGAGGAGATTATTCCGCTGCTGCAAATGCCTCCAGGGCTTCAGGTCTCCACATTAATGGATTCCTcacgattttttgtttttttgtttttttttttgtggttagaTTGGAGTTGAGGTTTTTCTCATTGTTTTCTATCTGTATCATTCAGGTAATAAAAGAAGCTTCGGTGATCttgaagacgatgaagatgatatcTTCGGATCAAAAAAGGTAGgcctttttcaaaaattttaatattatcacAAAGTTCAGTTTTTTTGCTCACCTGCTTGATCAATGTTGagattcaaattttgaaattatcgCTGTTTAGGGTCGAACTAAAGTGGAGGAAGCAGCACCTGGTGTTGCTACTGGGATGATTCTGTCACTCCGAGAGaggtttttttaatcaaatcttTGTGTGCAAAAGCTTACGAATTTAAATGTATTAATCCTAACCTTGTTCTATCCTCTTTCTCTTTGGCAGTCTTCAGAATTGTAAAGATGATCTTGCTTCATGTCAAGTATTGTTACTATTCTCTACTCTATTTCAGTTTATACCATTGCTGctgtttacaaattacaattgCATCTTTTTGTTGTATCTTACTATTTGTATTTGGTTAGAATGAGCTCGAATCAGCGAAGACAGAGATTCAGAAGTGGAAATCAGCGTTTCAGAACGAGTCCTTTGTTCCTGCTGGAAAATCTCCTGGTTAGCCTCTCCATTACAAATGTTGGTTTGcgtatttgtttatgtaatgcAAATTCTTGACTATTCAAAAATGATTCTGTTTGGTTTCAGAACCTAGATTTCTGATTGACTATATCCAAAACCTTAAATCGTCTGAGAGATCTTTGAAAGAACAGGTTGGCATTTGAGCAATAGGTTGTGTATTTTTATCAATATGAaggtcttgattttttttttcaaatatggtTTGATGGGTTATTTCTCTTTTCAGTTAgaaattgcaaaaagaaaagaagcttcATGCATTGTACAATATGCAAAACGGGAACAGGAAATGGCAGAGTTGAAGGTAATTCTCCACGAACTCATCGCTTAAATGCTATGTTTTCTTGAACATCGCAGAGAATTAATGTCTTCTTGGATTTGTAATTCTAGTCAGCTATTCGTGATTTGAAATCTCAACTCAAGCCAGCGTCAATGCAGGTACACTTCTCCACATGTTTTCATTCTgaaataagttatataattatGGCAACAAAATAAACCATGAAAGTTAGTTGTTGAAGCAACTTTAACCTCTAGGTATAGTCCTCTTCTTTTTATGTCATCCTCGACCTTGATTCATGTAGAGGGAAAAAATCTTCTAGTCCTGTAGTTTCTCTGGTCTGAATATGATATTATGATGATATGCAATGTTCCTTGTAATCCTATTCCTGGTGCCTAATTAAGTCTGAGATATATGGCTATTATGTCAAATCACATTAGTCATCTAGCAGCTCGAAATGATCAGATAGCAGAGTACTTGAAATATTATTGACTTAACTTTGTAGGCGAGGAGGTTGTTGCTGGATCCAGCAATTCATGAAGAATTTTCACGCCTGAAGGTTTGCACCTACTCTTTTTCTATTTGGCGTTAGACTACTCTATCTTAAGTATGTAATTGTGGTAATATTTTCTTAGATAATCCAAACTTGTTGCTACTAGTCTAAATTCTTCTTGAGTTATGAATGGCCTGAAAGACGATTACTTAATAACTTATAGCCTGATGCTGTCTTCATTTGGAGATTCctggtaataaatcagcttgtTTGATTTTCTCTTAGGTCGCAAGTACAGTTGCAGATGAAATCTCcaaacattttttcttatatttgttGCAAACTTGCAATGAAAAATGAGTAAATGAAGCTTGACATCATATATCTGTTTAATGCAGAATCTAGTTGGGGAAAAAGACAAGAAGATAAATGAACTCCAGGATCATGTTGCAGCACTTGCTTTTACTACTCAAAGCAAGATGGGAAAAATGCTTATGGCAAAATGCAAAACCCTGCAAGAGGAAAACGAGGAGATTGGGCACCAAGCTGCTGAAGGAAAGGTATAGCTTGTTCTACTCTCAGTCTTCACAATCTGAAATTACTTGGATTATAGAAGCAGTAGTCAGTCGTATTCTTCTATAGAACATGATTTTCTGAAAAGGGTAAGACAATTGATATTTCCCTATGTTCATGTTGTATTTACAGATTCATGAACTAGCGATGAAGCTTACAATGCAGAAGTCTCAAAACGCAGAACTCAGAAGTCAATTTGAAGGTAAGTCACATGTTGATATTAGATTTAGCAAAAGATTCTTGTACAGATAGAATTTGGAATTGAGGTTTTGTGGAATGCAGGACTGTTCAAACACATGGAGGAATTAACAAATGATGTTGAGAGATCAAACGAAACGGTAAATTAATCATCTGTCTTTATCTCTTAATTCCTGttaagagttttcttaaaaacGGAAGAATGATTATGGTTTTTTGTTGGAAATGGTGACTTTGATGAATCTCTCAGGTAATAATATTGCAAGAGAAAttggaagagaaggagaaggagatagCGAGAGTAAAGAAAGGGATGGAAATTGTTGTGCCTGATGTTGTAGTAAGTGACAACAAGAATGATGAAGTTGTTGAAATTGATGAAGATGCAAAAGAAATTGATGGTGGAGAATAGAACATTAGCTTATCAAACAGATGTTTTGTACATTTCGAAAGttttaaaatcacattttaatttcattttatatcTCTGCATCTGTTATTGTTTCAGTGCTAATTCTTCATCCTCTTAGTatctttttctttacaaaagtTTCCTCCAAAACCATTGATCAGATAAGTACAACTACAATATAGATAAGTCTAAAATTTGGGGGACAAAAGTGTAATAGTAAATAAATTGGAGTACTCAAATCGAATACTGATAAATAAAAGTAACATTTATTACCCTTTTTCCcccaaaagataaataaatcacaaatttaGGTCAATTAGTTGTTACGAACGAATTCAAAATCCGAAGGAGCGGGAAAATACAGAGTGACGTGTCACAaatccatcatcatcttcattaatCAGATCAAAATAATAGGGTTCATCATCACAGAATCCAGAAACCGTCACAGttcaaattttttcaaaaaaaaaaaaaaaatggagaagtaCGAGAAGCTAGAGAAGGTAGGAGAAGGAACATACGGCAAAGTCTACAAAGCGATGGAGAAAGGAACCGGTAAGCTCGTAGCACTGAAGAAGACTCGTCTCGAGATGGACGAAGAAGGTATCCCACCAACCGCACTTCGTGAGATCTCGCTTCTCCAGATGTTATCTACATCGATCTACGTTGTTCGATTGCTCTGCGTCGAACACGTTCATCAGCCTTCAACAAAATCACAATCCCCCAAATCCAATCTCTATCTCGTTTTCGAGTAACTCGACACTGATCTTAAGAAATTCATCGATTCGTATCGGAAAGGACCTAATCCTAAGCCGCTTGAGCCTTTTCTGATTCAGAAATTGATGTTTCAGCTTTGTAAAGGAGTCGCGCATTGTCATAGTCACGGTGTGCTTCACCGTGATTTGAAACCGCAGAATCTTCTTCTGGTGAAAGATAAAGAGCTTCTTAAGATTGCTGATTTGGGTCTTGGTCGTGCTTTTACTGTTCCTCTTAAGTCGTATACGCATGAGATTGTTACTCTTTGGTATAGAGCTCCTGAAGTTCTTCTTGGATCCACTCATTATTCAACTGCTGTTGATATGTGGTCTGTTGGTTGTATCTTTGGTTAGTCTCTCTGATGATGTTTTTTTGCTGTTCTTTGACTTCGTCTCTCTGCGTTGtgatttttgtatttatgtttgttgttttttgctaTCTTTGAATTTGTATTAGCTGAGATGGTTAGGAGGCAAGCTCTCTTCCCTGGTGATTCTGAGTTTCAGCAGTTGCTTCATATCTTCAGGTATTTTGAGTTTACCTTCCATTGGTTCTTCTGGTTTTGTCCAGTGTCAATGTGAATTGCATCATTGAATGGCATAGCTAGCTTACCAATTGAAAACAGTTTGTTCTATATAGTTCAGGTTTCATAGATCCATAGTTCAATTGAGTAGAAAGACTATGATCTTGCTAATGGTTCCTTTTTTGGTTCATGGAGGTTGCTAGGAACACCAACCGAGCAGCAATGGCCTGGTGTTTCCACTCTCCGTGACTGGCATGTTTACCCTAAGTGGGAGCCGCAAGACTTAACTCTTGCTGTTCCTTCTCTTTCACCTCATGGAGTTGATCTTCTCACGGTAATCCACTGCCTGATGACCATAGCATATGAATATTGTTGTTGCAGAGCAGATCTaaactcctcttcttcttgttcctaaGCTGAACAATGCTTTGTTAATTCTTTCTGATTGAGCTTTATGTTTGAACAAATGCAGAAATTGCTCAAGTACAATCCAGCCGAAAGAATCTCAGCAAAAACAGCACTTGATCACCCATATTTCGACAGCCTTGACAAGTCTCAGTTCTGAAGCGAAACACACACAAGTTCTTTGGTGATTCTGTTGTCATCGTCTTGGTGAATGTTAAACATTTGTTTTCTGTTGGTTTCCGACACATCAGTGTCTTCTTATGTTTGGATTAGAGATCTGTAGTCTTGCTGAAGAAACTGGTAAAGCTTGTTTTATCGAGTGAATGTAAAACACAATGGTGTGGTAGCAATGAGATGATTCCTTAAGATCGTTTATTCTTGTGTGATCATACAAACTTGATGCTCAGCATTCTGAAGATGTCAACTTTGAGAGTTAAAGTGAGACCTTCGATGTGAAAATAAAGGGTCTTTTATAGAATTGTCAAACCCAAATGTTACGTACAATGGTATTAGTGTACACAATTGGTATTCTGACACACACACTTGCCCACAAATGGTTTACAACACAAGTAGCTGCTCAAAGACACtaagttaaaaatattgatCGCTACACACAAttgaaggaaacaaaataatacacagtagtagtagtagtagcagcagCTATCGATGATGACGTGATGTGAAATCAATTGGACCACACATGAACAAGGCCGTGTCTGTTTCCTGTGTATATCTCATTGCGTTCCTCGTCATAGAAAAGAGCCGTTATGTCTTCTAAAGCTTCAGCTACCGcatttcttctttgctttgagtTCTTCCCCGCGCAACTGCTACTGCTCTCATCTTCTTTTGGAGGTCCACTGCTTGGTGTTATTTTAGCTAAGCACTTCCCAGTCAATATATTGCTGATATTGATTGATCCCGCTGCACCATACGACAAACACACCATTAATGATATTTGTTCGATTATAGGGTTATATAATGTTGATGAGCTTCTTCTACTTACCATTTCCTTCTATCCACTGATCTTCGGTATCTGCTTTGCAGTACGAGATGATCAGATCTTGATCACTTGTTATGTAGATATTATTTGTGTTACAGTCTGGATGCCATAGAAGATGGTCCTCAAAGGAAGTCACGAGCTCTCCGCGAAAATTCCAAACAGAAACGTTTCGATTCCTGAATGTCAGAAACAACTGGTTCTCATACAGAAATATGAACGCAGATGGTGTCATGAACTCCGCTCTACTAACTTCCATTAGCTCAGCATTTCTTACCTGAGTTTCCAAATCAGAAACCATtcgttattataaaaaaaatgtaaaacaaaagctAAAGATTGATTGAATCAGACAAAAATCAACTCACGTCAAGAATTTGAAGATTCTCATTCTCTTGCTTAACAAGAAGTTTCTCATTGAATTGTTCAATGAAATCAACTTTCTTGTTTCGGTGGAGCAAATGATTGAAGGACTTGAGAACTGTGCCATCTTCTATTGACAGAATCTTCAGAGGAACATGACTGATAGCTCTCTTGAAGATCAATAACATTATCCCTGGACTGATGCAGGGAAACAAATGGGCAGTTCAGTTAGAGAAGATACAAGTCTTTCAACCCAAACTAGTGGACAGAACAATAACGCAATCAGCATTCTCAATATTtgcaaacataaaacaaaaaaaaaagggtcaaaCACAGATGGAGGATAGTTACCTGATCTTTATTTCTTGGACATTTTTATCTGATATCGAATATAGCATGGTATAGTTTTTCAGATCAAAAACCTTGTACACACTGCATGAAACAACTATCAGGACCAGAGGATGAAACTTGTAGTCACAAAATTTAGGTTGTTCAGACCAGAAAATAACCTGTCCTGCGCAGAATAAGTCAGCACTTTTCCATTGACATCATCAAACTCTACAAATCCAGGCCACTTTAATGATTCAGACTCAAAAAGGGCAAACCCTGCATCGGGCTGACCTCTCAGAATATACCTAATAGTTGAAAATAACCAGAAACACACATTAGTTCGAATaacccagaaagaaaaaagacacTAGCTAAGAGAACCTAGAAGGAAAACAACATACTCAATTCTAGTGGATCTGCATTTCAAAGAGCTGAAATTGTCTGAAGCATAAACCGAAACTGTGATGAGAGAATCATTGTTCTTGTTGTAGAACAAGCTCCTGATGACTTCATCTGGACTAACATTCAAAAAGCATATTCTTTTGTTCGTCTCTGCAAATGAAAGTTAACAATCCAAAAGGTCTAACGTCTAAACTTACAAAGACACAAAGCTGAATGAAGTAAACGAACTCAAAGTTACTCAAATTACCTCTACTAAAAGCTGCACAGACACCTGAATGAGCAAGAGCAAAGACAATGTCCCTTGCAGCGACAATCTCGATAACTTTAGTTCTTTTCATCAAAAACGGTAATGCAACTAAACAATGTCCCTTTGGATCGTGTGTATCATATTGCTCCTGAAAtacaaaattagtaattaatcaATGCCAATTAAGAGAATTTAAGTAAACAATGAGCAACCCAAGCCTATTTCTAGGGTTTGGGAGGGAGATTCTCCAGAATCAAAGAAATTAGGGTAAATCCTAAAAGATTGAAAATTCAGAAACATACCACGAGACGCATGTTACGAAATCTCTCCTGGGCAGTGCTAATAGAGAAAGCTCGATCCTTGCGAGATGAGATTTCTCTACGTTGAAGCTTCTTAACGCTGTTGACGAACCCATCGGGTCGAGACCTTTTCTTAGCCACAACTCTTCTTCCACTACAAGGTCTAGGGCTTGCTGTAATCCTTCTTCCTTCCATCTActtccttcctcctcctccttcaaaAGCCCTAATATTTTACAGCAggttccgattttttttttttttggaaacccTAGAATGATGAGGAAGACAAGacaagaaaagtgaagaagaaagaaaccctaAGCTTTAGGGGaggagaagagatgaagaagaagaagcgagagTTGGGTTATCTCCAGGGAGGAAGACGAGAAGTGACGTCTACTACATGGGAGTGTGACGTAAGCGATGTTTGAAGATTCAGATTTGGGATTCAATGTTTCAAAAGCTCTTCTTTGTTTCAAAACTCTCAATTTCGAGCATGAACCAGACGAAATCGAACCGATCTGAATTATTTTCGCGTAGATCGAAGACATAagttaaattaacaaaaattgaatatattaaAACGTAGCGTTTTAGcgtcaaacaaaacaaagttggAAGAAATTAGCTTTTATGGGCTTATTAAGGCCCAATATAAACTTCGAGACGGGCAATCCatttatttcactttttattttttccttccaAAGATGAATATTATTGATCTTAAGGATGGTTATCCCACCACAAATACAATTGTTGAGAGAGCAattcaaatactcatgcatgcATACACACTATCATAAGCTTTGGTGGCCATTCACCTTTTGGTGAAAAACTATGGTGACATTCggaaatattcatttttacatattttagaaaattatcgaaaaaaatcatttaaattttccgcaaattttggaatatttaaGACACTTACCTTGTAAATCATtcgattattaaaaaaaaaaaaaaaaacagaagtcgCAAATTCATTGCAGAAAAAGTCAAATCATGACACTCaccttattatttttatcatctcCATTCTTCCCAGTTCCCACACCTCAAGCTGAACTAATCAATGCAAATAGATCTttgaaacaatataaatatgGTCAATCTTTTGGAACAATGTTATTACGTACGAAAAGTCAATTCAACTTTTCAGCAAAATTTTCAATCatgtgatttaaaaatttaacagaCGTGACACGACACAAATTCACTACAAAAGAggtcgataaaaaaaaaacaaacaataagaCATGATTATTATAGTAAGCGAACAAGATTAAACGCGggccaaacacacaaaacccaGTCTCGTGTAAACGAAGAAATGGACCCAGATAAAGACACACGGTGACTTAGAAGATCATTCGAGTTTGTTTACGTAATAAACCCACACGAAATTAGGCAAAAAGCGACGGATAACGCAGGAAGCATGGTCTCTCCATGTGATTTACTATCAGTGATATCAACCCCGTAACCTCACCTTATTATTTTACTAGTATCAATCTCCCTTCTTCTCCCACCTCCACATAGCTGAACTAATTAATGCAAATCTTTGAAACGATATAAATATATGGGTCAAtcaatacaaattttgtttaattttaagttcaaccaacaaccattttttttaggAAGAGCTGTCTATACGTGGAGTGTAAAACGGTCTTACGCTGTTTAAATGGCAATTAATGAGGTTGActgtatttgtatattttgtccGTGTATAAAACTTTATTCCTTGTTAAACCAAATTCTAAGTTTTTAGCtgaaaaaagttatttaaaactaaattcgGATGCTCATGTGTTTGCTTTTCCTTGGATTCTATGATATATTTGGAAAGCCcgaaaatgcaaaaatatttgaaaacgaGGATGAGCGACCGGATGAAGTGGCACGACTAGCCGCCAGTGAGGCAAAGCTTTGGTCCAAGGCTCAGAGTGAGGAGGAGGATATTCTTCCCCATTGCCCACAGCCAGTTTTTGGCCGAATGTGCGGGGGGCTCAGCTCTCCCCTGTTTTCACAAGTTTCTGTTATTTGTTGATGGGTCATGGAAGGATACAGATAGGTTTTCTGGTGCGGGATGGGTTTGTCGGTCGTCTCAGGGGTCTCCCCCGCTTATGGGCGCCGCTAATTTCCGCCGTAGTCTGTCTCCACTTCATACTGAGGTCGAAGCTTTTGTTTGGGCTATGCGCTGCATGATAGGTCATGATTTTTTAGATGTGGCTTTCTTTACAGACTgttcagatttggtgaagatggtgtcttctccctCCGACTGGCCAGCTTACTCAGCTTATCTCGACGACATCAAGGTGGATATGACAGAATTCTTGAATTTCTCTTTGACCTTGATTTCCAGGAAGGACAATATGCTTGCGGATCGTCTGGCAAGACAAGTTCGTACCCAACCGCATGTTATTACTTTTGTAAACGACTCTGTtcccaattggctcgtttgagctaattcTTTTACttgttgtcaaaacaaaaaaaaagttatttaaaactAACTATAAATACATTAGCTTTTGTTTGTGATTAACAATTACTTCAGTACTTAATATTCAactattgttttattatttttacaattcataatttatacgTAATTATAATTGCATAGAAAGcctaatagtatatatatttatcattttggAACTAATTTCTTTTCAAGAATTTGGAGtaagatatgttttttaaaatagttattttatgaatttagaATGGTATAACAAATAGAATTTGGAGTCTAAAATTTTACCAAATTCTAAAACTTTGAAACAAGTTAtacacaccaacaaaaaaaaaagtatcttataaaaatgtaatttcttCCCAACTTATGAAtaatcaaatctatatatttttcatcaattaTGTTTAGACGTTTTAAGTAATTGGAACCTTCTTAACTCTGATTATTTTATGGTATTTAGTCTATTTACTGCCAAAAAGGCCTTTAAAAATactttagaatttagaaatacTCCCATTAAAACTCGTGGCAAATTTagaaatatactttttaatccatttttttattatttaaatcaaatgagaaaaaaaaacggatgttttattta from Camelina sativa cultivar DH55 chromosome 9, Cs, whole genome shotgun sequence encodes:
- the LOC104715646 gene encoding F-box protein At3g62430-like, which produces MSEIVRVQEICSKSEHLKIVSKNCLNQITIISNVSVSDRSFQSNGSFKDFVSVLLARRDSYRIRRFSLKLRSMDFDSVTYNLVNDCVRNVLNRRVLVLELDVNFNEGYALPSEVFTCKKVEKLRLGSGFVIENIPRSASLPALKTLLLDKVRFNATAGVCAFTRLVSASPLLEELVIYRNDSEDWKWSLIVSSEILKRLTFRGGGWRDHTGCSYEPISFDTPSLEYFEYFDIVRDEYPVVNLNSLVEAKLELLVFLGGDHYDARNLMKGLKNVRNLSIGAVDTMHVSDLYCFSLILPVFENLNHLSISTEVASSCWDAVPILLEKSPNLKTLTVEALHYTTQDRGDVNSVCKCLDGYYFLLSCHIKVLTITKFKGDIGEMVQIKHVLEKLPRLELLELHSQASRNDFKMKIMMHLLMLPRASSKCKVKVKFS
- the LOC104711994 gene encoding FKBP12-interacting protein of 37 kDa-like, with amino-acid sequence MEFSLQDDDFGGDYSAAANASRASGNKRSFGDLEDDEDDIFGSKKGRTKVEEAAPGVATGMILSLRESLQNCKDDLASCQNELESAKTEIQKWKSAFQNESFVPAGKSPEPRFLIDYIQNLKSSERSLKEQLEIAKRKEASCIVQYAKREQEMAELKSAIRDLKSQLKPASMQARRLLLDPAIHEEFSRLKNLVGEKDKKINELQDHVAALAFTTQSKMGKMLMAKCKTLQEENEEIGHQAAEGKIHELAMKLTMQKSQNAELRSQFEGLFKHMEELTNDVERSNETVIILQEKLEEKEKEIARVKKGMEIVVPDVVVSDNKNDEVVEIDEDAKEIDGGE
- the LOC104711997 gene encoding uncharacterized protein LOC104711997; translated protein: MEGRRITASPRPCSGRRVVAKKRSRPDGFVNSVKKLQRREISSRKDRAFSISTAQERFRNMRLVEQYDTHDPKGHCLVALPFLMKRTKVIEIVAARDIVFALAHSGVCAAFSRETNKRICFLNVSPDEVIRSLFYNKNNDSLITVSVYASDNFSSLKCRSTRIEYILRGQPDAGFALFESESLKWPGFVEFDDVNGKVLTYSAQDSVYKVFDLKNYTMLYSISDKNVQEIKISPGIMLLIFKRAISHVPLKILSIEDGTVLKSFNHLLHRNKKVDFIEQFNEKLLVKQENENLQILDVRNAELMEVSRAEFMTPSAFIFLYENQLFLTFRNRNVSVWNFRGELVTSFEDHLLWHPDCNTNNIYITSDQDLIISYCKADTEDQWIEGNAGSINISNILTGKCLAKITPSSGPPKEDESSSSCAGKNSKQRRNAVAEALEDITALFYDEERNEIYTGNRHGLVHVWSN